One stretch of Nocardioides perillae DNA includes these proteins:
- a CDS encoding universal stress protein → MDAVPRGCVVVGVDGSAQGDEALRWAAEQAVLEERPLVVLHAADVGTALAAAWAGSPGADYGAVRREVEAAGRALVDGAARAARDLSPGVAVRTAVGPLEARQALLAASTRASLLVIGSRGRGPLRSLVLGSVSAAVARHAQCAVVVLRPRPGGDACTPWSGVTLGASADVAGAEAVERAFRHATARRLPLTVLHPTGSAGSATDPGVAASLAGAAERWPAVAVQHREVGSDLAGALAGATASSNLVVLSGPHHVAGERPAGAGGAGGHRRRLHRSAVALAVLEHASGPVCVVPEQRGR, encoded by the coding sequence GTGGACGCGGTCCCGCGCGGGTGCGTGGTGGTGGGTGTGGACGGCTCCGCCCAGGGCGACGAGGCCCTGCGGTGGGCCGCCGAGCAGGCGGTGCTCGAGGAGCGGCCGCTCGTCGTGCTCCACGCGGCCGACGTCGGCACCGCGCTCGCCGCGGCGTGGGCCGGCAGCCCGGGCGCGGACTACGGTGCGGTCCGCCGGGAGGTCGAGGCGGCGGGCCGCGCCCTGGTCGACGGCGCGGCACGGGCGGCCCGGGACCTGTCCCCCGGCGTGGCCGTGCGGACCGCCGTCGGGCCGCTCGAGGCGCGTCAGGCGCTGCTCGCCGCCTCGACGCGAGCGAGCCTACTCGTGATCGGCTCCCGCGGACGCGGGCCGCTCCGCAGCCTCGTGCTGGGCTCGGTGAGCGCCGCCGTCGCGCGCCACGCCCAGTGCGCGGTCGTGGTGCTGCGACCGCGACCCGGTGGCGACGCCTGCACCCCGTGGAGCGGGGTCACCCTCGGCGCGAGCGCCGACGTCGCCGGCGCGGAGGCGGTCGAGCGGGCCTTCCGGCACGCCACGGCCCGTCGGCTCCCGCTCACCGTCCTGCACCCGACCGGGTCGGCCGGGTCGGCAACCGACCCCGGCGTCGCCGCGTCCCTCGCGGGCGCGGCCGAGCGGTGGCCGGCCGTCGCCGTGCAGCACCGCGAGGTGGGCAGCGACCTCGCGGGCGCCCTCGCCGGGGCCACCGCGAGCAGCAACCTCGTGGTGCTCAGCGGGCCCCACCACGTCGCGGGCGAGCGGCCCGCCGGCGCGGGGGGAGCCGGGGGACACCGCCGGCGACTGCACCGCTCGGCGGTCGCGCTCGCCGTGCTCGAGCACGCGAGCGGCCCCGTCTGCGTGGTGCCGGAGCAGCGTGGGCGGTGA
- a CDS encoding GNAT family N-acetyltransferase, protein MSRAPGWPVRLADGELLLRPVSQHDADAWREVRSRNADWLRPWDATVPPGADARPSSFRALVRQLRRLAREGQAMPFALEVDGRFRGQLTVSSIVRGSAQFATVGYWIDRDVAGRGLVPRAVALAVDHCFTAGGLHRVEVAVRPENSNSLRVVEKLGLHEVGLAPRYLHIDGGWRDHRIYAVTREEAPQGLRARLP, encoded by the coding sequence ATGTCGCGGGCCCCGGGGTGGCCCGTGCGCCTCGCCGACGGCGAGCTGCTGCTGCGCCCGGTCTCGCAGCACGACGCCGACGCCTGGCGCGAGGTGCGCAGCCGCAACGCCGACTGGCTGAGGCCCTGGGACGCCACCGTCCCGCCCGGCGCCGACGCCCGGCCCTCGAGCTTCCGCGCGCTCGTGCGGCAGCTGCGCCGGCTCGCCCGCGAGGGGCAGGCCATGCCCTTCGCCCTCGAGGTCGACGGCCGCTTCCGCGGCCAGCTGACCGTGAGCAGCATCGTGCGCGGGTCGGCGCAGTTCGCCACCGTCGGCTACTGGATCGACCGCGACGTCGCCGGACGCGGCCTGGTGCCCCGCGCCGTCGCGCTCGCCGTCGACCACTGCTTCACCGCCGGCGGGCTGCACCGTGTCGAGGTCGCCGTGCGCCCCGAGAACTCCAACTCCCTGCGCGTCGTCGAGAAGCTCGGCCTGCACGAGGTCGGCCTCGCCCCGCGCTACCTCCACATCGACGGCGGCTGGCGCGACCACCGCATCTACGCCGTCACCCGCGAGGAGGCCCCGCAGGGCCTGCGCGCCCGCCTGCCCTGA
- a CDS encoding MogA/MoaB family molybdenum cofactor biosynthesis protein, translating into MSTAEGVSAGAADGVDALLGAVVVASNRAAAGVYADETGPLIADFLRRLGFRVEDPAVVPDGDPVGVAIAAAVHDGARVVLTTGGTGLTPTDRTPEATRPLLDREVPGIAEAIRAHGVAQGVPSAVLSRGLAGVAGSCLVVNLPGSRGGVRDGLAVLEPWLVHAVEQVVGSDH; encoded by the coding sequence GTGAGCACCGCCGAGGGCGTGTCGGCCGGCGCGGCCGACGGTGTCGATGCCCTGCTCGGCGCGGTGGTGGTCGCCTCCAACCGGGCCGCCGCCGGCGTCTACGCCGACGAGACCGGACCCCTCATCGCCGACTTCCTGCGCCGCCTCGGCTTCCGCGTCGAGGACCCCGCGGTGGTGCCCGACGGCGACCCGGTCGGCGTGGCGATCGCGGCGGCCGTGCACGACGGTGCCCGGGTGGTGCTCACCACCGGCGGCACCGGTCTGACCCCGACCGACCGGACCCCCGAGGCGACCCGCCCGCTGCTCGACCGCGAGGTGCCCGGCATCGCCGAGGCGATCCGCGCGCACGGTGTCGCGCAGGGCGTGCCCTCGGCCGTGCTCTCGCGCGGCCTGGCCGGGGTCGCAGGCTCCTGCCTCGTGGTCAACCTGCCGGGCTCGCGCGGCGGCGTGCGCGACGGCCTCGCCGTGCTGGAGCCGTGGCTGGTGCACGCCGTCGAGCAGGTTGTCGGGAGCGACCACTGA